One Oncorhynchus masou masou isolate Uvic2021 unplaced genomic scaffold, UVic_Omas_1.1 unplaced_scaffold_6836, whole genome shotgun sequence DNA segment encodes these proteins:
- the LOC135536913 gene encoding glucokinase regulatory protein-like has translation ALLTSQEASEDDPELGMLTLEKLCEGKRRVLFIGISCGLSAPFVAGQLDFCLKHPDIYTPVLVGFNPVTQAREETMPGYSLTFREVVQRMEEQRGQRAFIINPAVGPEAISGSSRMKGGSATKILLETILAAAHTAAFANTHATRRF, from the exons aGCCCTGCTCACATCCCAGGAGGCATCAGAGGATGACCCCGAACTAGGCATGCTCACACTGGagaag ctATGTGAAGGAAAGAGGCGTGTCCTGTTCATCGGCATTTCCTGTGGCCTGTCA GCTCCATTTGTAGCAGGACAGCTGGACTTTTGTCTGAAACACCCTGACATCTACACTCCTGTACTGGTGGGATTCAACCCCGTCACACAGGCCAG GGAGGAGACCATGCCAGGCTACAGTCTGACTTTCAGGGAAGTGGTCCAGAggatggaggagcagagaggtcaAAGGGCATTCATCATCAACCCAGCAGTTGGG CCAGAGGCCATCAGTGGTTCCTCCAGAATGAAGGGGGGCAGTGCCACCAAGATCCTACTGGAGACCATCCTGGCAGCCGCACACACAGCTGCCTTCGCCAACACACACGCCACACGCAGGTTTtag